Proteins found in one Anopheles aquasalis chromosome 3, idAnoAquaMG_Q_19, whole genome shotgun sequence genomic segment:
- the LOC126579242 gene encoding E3 ubiquitin-protein ligase RNF113A → MSTFIKRNLKNKGARKRKQSSSDSDETAENESTVVVTNEKRKKSNPNIQSTSALRRKAGVSAADADASNSSADDDESLGVSYKSKRTAQSEGPRDQGATAELEIETDKNHDAQAIRQKRIDINKEQEGKQDDKVYRGTNYYTQFFKKKDSAQGNAASGMVSKGPIRAPTNIRSTVRWDYQPDICKDYKETGYCGFGDSCKFLHDRSDYKHGWQMEQEGSGTGGNYAADDSDGDDTKYEIHSDDEELPFKCFICRESFVDPIVTKCKHYFCEKCALAQFKKSSRCAICGVQTNGMFNPAKELAARLKSKELEHGSDSD, encoded by the exons ATGTCTACTTTTATAAAACGAAACCTGAAGAATAAAGGCGCCCGCAAGCGCAAACAATCGTCCAGTGATTCAG ATGAAACAGCCGAAAATGagtccacggtggtggtgacgaacGAAAAACGCAAGAAATCGAACCCCAACATACAGAGCACCTCAGCCCTACGGCGAAAGGCGGGAGTTTCCGCAGCGGATGCCGATGCCTCCAACTCGagcgcggacgacgacgagagcctGGGGGTTAGCTacaaatcgaaacgaacggcACAATCGGAAGGTCCGCGGGACCAAGGGGCGACGGCAGAGCTGGAAATCGAAACCGACAAGAACCACGATGCGCAGGCCATCCGCCAGAAACGTATCGACATCAACAAGGAGCAGGAGGGCAAGCAGGACGATAAGGTTTATCGTGGAACGAACTACTACACACAGTTTTTCAAGAAGAAAGACAGCGCTCAAGGAAACGCAGCTTCAGGGATGGTGAGCAAAGGACCGATAAGGGCACCGACCAACATCCGCTCGACCGTACGCTGGGACTATCAGCCGGACATCTGTAAGGACTACAAGGAAACGGGCTACTGTGGGTTCGGTGATAGCTGCAAGTTCTTGCACGACCGAAGCGACTACAAGCACGGATGGCAGATGGAGCAGGAGGGCTCCGGCACGGGCGGTAATTATGCGGCCGATGActcggatggtgatgataccAAGTACGAGATTCACTCGGACGATGAAGAGCTACCATTCAAATGTTTTATATGCCGCGAAAGTTTCGTCGATCCGATCGTTACCAA ATGCAAACACTACTTCTGCGAGAAATGCGCGCTGGCACAGTTCAAAAAGTCATCCCGTTGTGCAATCTGCGGGGTGCAGACGAACGGAATGTTCAACCCGGCGAAGGAACTCGCTGCAAGACTGAAATCGAAAGAACTAGAGCATGGTTCAGACAGTGACTGA
- the LOC126579241 gene encoding iduronate 2-sulfatase, whose protein sequence is MNPWLRVLLSGFLLITLAARSYHSQLVERPNVLLIVLDDFRPVIRQGYGDENAITPNLDRLVQAGYHFENVFAQQALCAPSRNSMLTGRRPDTVRLYDFYSYWREFSGDFTTLPQYFKQQGYRTHSVGKIFHPGASSNFTDDYPLSWSTPTFHPRSDPYSNSPVCPDPADGGRLHRNLLCPVIPERQPFHTLPDIESTQEATRFLREPRNEPYFLAVGYRKPHIPFRIPVEYLNQHPQSKFQTVGSGQRPYGLPSVAWAPFLDVRNRDDFERLGVPFPYGRIPEDFQQRIRQHYYAAVTYVDDLIGQLLAEVKMDQTIIMVTSDHGWSLGEHGEWAKYSNYDVALRVPLVLVTPTLPAGNGMKIANVVELLDVFPTLVDLAGLPPVPACSKQRPHKAVTCVEGKSLASLLINATVGEDQEEQWVAYSQFPRPGIEPSVVPSSDEPKLRYIKIMGYSLRTARFRYTAWIQFNPDTFKRDWSILYGEEMYDHLIDEQENLNLADRPQLQLIKDSLRAILQAKFP, encoded by the exons ATGAATCCTTGGTTGAGGGTGCTCTTATCGGGGTTCCTCCTGATAACGCTCGCTGCACGAAGTTACCATTCGCAGCTCGTCGAACGCCCAAACGTGCTACTGATCGTTCTGGATGACTTTCGACCGGTGATTCGGCAAGGATATGGAGACGAAAACGCGATCACACCCAACCTCGATCGACTCGTTCAAGCGGGATATCATTTTGAAAATGTCTTTGCACAG CAAGCACTCTGCGCCCCGAGCCGCAACTCGATGTTGACCGGACGGCGACCGGATACGGTACGGTTGTACGATTTCTATAGCTACTGGCGTGAATTTTCCGGCGATTTCACGACCCTGCCGCAGTACTTCAAGCAACAAGGCTACCGTACTCACTCGGTGGGAAAAATCTTTCATCCTGGTGCTTCATCGAACTTCACGGACGATTACCCGCTTAGCTGGTCAACGCCGACGTTCCACCCGCGGTCGGATCCCTACTCTAACTCGCCCGTTTGTCCCGATCCCGCGGACGGTGGACGATTGCACCGTAATCTGCTGTGTCCGGTGATACCGGAGAGGCAACCGTTTCACACTCTTCCAGACATCGAAAGTACCCAGGAGGCGACACGATTTCTTCGGGAACCACGGAACGAGCCATACTTTCTCGCAGTAGGTTACCGTAAACCGCACATCCCGTTCCGCATACCGGTGGAATATCTGAATCAACATCCGCAGTCCAAGTTCCAGACGGTTGGCAGTGGTCAACGCCCGTACGGATTACCGTCGGTGGCTTGGGCGCCCTTCTTGGATGTACGCAATCGGGATGATTTCGAACGGCTAGGCGTACCATTCCCTTACGGGCGCATTCCGGAAGATTTTCAGCAGCGCATCCGTCAACATTATTACGCGGCCGTGACCTACGTGGATGATCTCATTGGCCAACTGCTGGCGGAGGTCAAAATGGATCAAACGATCATCATGGTTACGTCCGATCATGGATGGTCACTCGGTGAGCACGGCGAATGGGCCAAGTACAGTAATTACGATGTTGCCCTCAGGGTTCCTCTGGTACTCGTTACCCCAACGCTTCCCGCCGGTAATGGCATGAAGATAGCGAACGTTGTGGAGCTACTGGATGTGTTTCCGACTCTTGTAGACCTTGCCGGACTACCACCAGTACCTGCTTGTAGCAAACAACGACCGCACAAAGCGGTGACGTGTGTGGAAGGTAAATCGCTCGCATCGTTACTAATCAATGCCACCGTTGGTGAGGATCAGGAAGAGCAATGGGTTGCCTACAGTCAGTTTCCACGGCCCGGCATTGAGCCGAGCGTGGTGCCGAGTAGCGATGAACCGAAGCTACGATACATCAAGATCATGGGTTACAGTCTACGCACCGCTCGGTTCCGCTACACGGCATGGATACAATTCAATCCGGATACTTTCAAGCGAG ACTGGAGCATTTTGTACGGCGAGGAAATGTACGACCACCTGATCGACGAGCAGGAAAACCTGAATCTTGCTGACCGACCACAGCTTCAGCTGATCAAGGACTCTCTGAGAGCGATCTTGCAGGCCAAGTTCCCTTAA